TGAGGGAATTGAATTTCATGAGAATGGCCTCCTCTGGCAGATGGTAGAATGTTTACTTAATTAAAGCAGCCTGGATACATCCCTGTTGTAATGGCAATCCGGTTCCAGCTATTAATCGTGTTGATCGCCATGATCAGATCCACCAGTTCGGCCTCACTGAAATGTTCTCTAACTTTTTCATACAATTCAAGTGGTACGCCTTGTTCCGAAATTAGTGTTACGGCTTCAGCCAGCTCCAGCATAACACGTTCTTTTTCTGTAAACAAAGGCACCTCGCGCCACACGCTCAGCAACAAAATGTGATCGGCATAATCTCCAAGCTTCAACAGATCTTTAGCATGCATATCAAGACAGAACGCACAACTATTGATTTGGGATACACGGATTTTCAGTAGCTCATATAACGGTTTGTCTTCAAACTGACCTGAAATGTGCTGCTCCAATGCCATCATTGCTTTGAAAGCACCCGGGTTAGCCACTCTATAATTCACTCTTAAACTCATTGCATTCGCCTCCGTATTTTGGTCTACAATCTTAAGACAAACCAAGGCTCACATTTGTGACATTTTTCTATAAAAAATTTCTTCAGCATACTCAGGCACAGAATATAGCTCGATTAACAATTAAGTAATTAATCTGCGTGGAGCATAACCGACATGAATATAGTTCACGTAAAGCGTTATGTATAAACAGGAGTTTCCGTATTTATGTTAGCTGTTTGATGTTTTGTTTGTGATTTTGAACAAATAATCATTATACATATTGATACACGAAACAAAAGAGTAGTAACATACGGCTAAAAAGTAAACTTTCCTGACATGAAAAAGAACGATTCATTATCCTAGCAAGGAGTGATTTCCATGATAACTTCCAATTCCAATCCTCAACTTACATCTGAACTGCCTCGCGGTTGCACGTTCTCCGCAGAAGACTGGCATGTATTATCTCAATATTGGTATCCCATTGCCCAGGCAAGCGAAGTGACAGATAAACCACTTGCCGCTCAATTGCTTGATGTCCGTTTGGTCCTGTATCGCAGCAACGACAAAGTTGTAGTTGCCAAGGATCTTTGTTTTCACCGTGGTGCTCCGCTCAGTAAAGGCTGGGTAGAAAATGGGGAAATTGTCTGCCCATATCATGGTTTCCGTTACAACTGTGAGGGTAAATGTACCGCTGTACCTGCACACCCCAGCTCCAAAATTTCTCCCAAATTGAAGCTTATCGTATATCCTGCAGTCGAACGTTATGGCCTGATTTGGACTTCACTCGCCGGTACCGACGAGCAGATTCCCGCATTCCCGGGATGGGATGATCCAGATTATATCAACATCTTGCCCCCGAACTTTGATATCGCAGGTTCTGCTGGACGTCAAATGGAAGGGTTTCTGGATGTATCCCATTTTGCATACGTGCATACCGAAACGTTCGGCGACCGGAACAACACCGAAGTGCCCCAATACAAAGTAAAACGCGAAGGCAATGAACTGCTTGCCGAATACTGGAGTTCTGTCAGCAACTATGGCAAAGGTCAGGATAATGTCGCACCCGAAGGTTTTCAGTGGCTGCGTGAATTCCGGGTATTTCCGCCATTTGCCGCATCACTTACGGTTCACTTCCCGGAGAACGACAAACTTAACATTCTTAACTGTGCCTCTCCCATCTCAGCACGTTTTACGCGGTTGTTCTGTCCGATTACCCGTAACTTTGACAAGGATGCTCCGATTGAAGATACAATTAAGTTTAACTTGCAAGTATTTGAGGAAGATCGGGAAATGGTGGAATCACAGAAGCCAGAGGATTTGCCACTGGATCTGCATGCAGAAGCGCATATTCCCGCAGACCGTACCTCTATCGCTTATCGTCAGTTATTGACAGAGCTTGGTTTGGGACGAAATTACACATCATAAATTGAAAACAAATGGACAAAAAAAGAAGCGTTTCTACGAACGCTTCTTTTTTGTATAATTGCTACACTTTCACTCGTGATAATGTACTGGGTTTTCCCCCATTTAAATGCCTTATATCGTTCACTTACCCTTGATTATTCGTGTTCACAGGAGGTTCTGTATAATACGGACAGCCTGGTTCGTGAATAATGCGGGGATCAACCCATGTTCCCCAATATGGAAGGCGATTCACATAAGGCTGCACGTTGGGATGGCTATTCGAGTTAGGCATGTTGGTGCTCGGGGAAACTTGAGTAACACAGTCCACTGGCGGACCAACAATTACCGTTTTTTGAATTGGAGCAAGCGTTTCCTTCACCTTGTTCTCATCCAAACAATACGTATGAGCCAGAACACTCGCAGGTGTCAGCCGTAAAATATCCGAGCCAAATATGGCTTCAGGAACCGGGGCATCGAAGATAGCCAGCAGATGAGTCTGATCTACCGTTGCAATTTCATAGTGCCACCAGCCTTGCGGAACATTCGCTACTTGACCCGGTGTGATCGTAAAATTCAACAACTCTTTGGTAAACGGGTTAATAAGGGAAACGACCGCTGAACCACTGATACAATACACCAGCTCGGATGCATTCTGATGAATATGAGGATCAACCACATTGCCCGTGCTAAGAAAAATGTCCAGCAAGGATACGTTACCCAATGTGTTTAATTGCTGAATGGAGAGAACATTAATATAGTTATTTCCGTCTTTTTGGAAGAAAGAATTCTGGTTCACGTCAGCTGTAAATTGGGTGGTAGGTGAGGTGAAGTCCATATAAGAGGTTGCCAAAATAAAACGCCTGCCCTTCGCTCTCGGTTTAGGTGATAACCTATAACGCCAGCTTATGCTCTGGGCTTCTATGCGTGAGCCCATTTCTGAGGTAGGCAACATTTAACCAAAAGAACCTTGACTCAGGAAGCCTGATCAGGTTTCTTTTGGTTATTGGTTTTTTTTCATATCCCAAACCTCTTGCCAACTGGTACCGAACGGAATATTCATCAAGTCCACATACTCCAACCAGTTCATTCGTGTAACGATATCTGGTGTCCCCTCAATTAATGAATTCGTAACCAGCAATGCCCTGAGGTTTTTAAGTTTCTCCAGTTCGGAAGGAAATTCTCGTATACCGGAATAAACAATCTCCAGATATTTGAGATTACTCAGTTCACCGATCTCGGGAGGAATACACTTCAATCCCAGCTCCGATTGTGGCTTGGGCCTCCATCCAGGTACAGAAGCAAAAGGGCTGCCACAATATATTCTCAGCTCTCGAAGTTCTTTCAGTTTCCCGATATCTCCAGGAAAACACTCCAGGTCCAATGTCATGATCTCCAATCTCTCCAAAGAAGTTAGTTCAAAAAGAGCTGGAGGAAGCGTGTACAGATCCTGCTCAAAAATCGTCAGCTGTTTCAACTGTTTCAATTCCCTAATCCTTTTAGGAATCTCGGTTAGGCCATGTGAACTGATATTTAGAATGTCGGTCTCATGCTTGATCGCATCATCCAGCAGACATTGAACGTCCTGATGCCGCTGCAAATCGAAGAATAATCCCGTGATCCGCTCCATTAACTCACTTGCTTCTTCTTGTGTAATCCGCATACCATATATGTTCTCATGAGCAACACTAAAAAAATAATCACTTCCATCCTCTTTCAAAAAACAAAGATCATCCGGCAATGATGGATACAACCAGTCATGAAAACGGTTTGCTTCTTCTTTAAGTATCTGCCCTGATTCCGATGTGCAGCGATATATGTAATAAATCCCCTCTGAATACATGGCACCACTTTGCATCATCATTTCTTCCATCGTACAGCTTTCAATAAAGTAAGGCTTCAGTTTCCGCAATACTCTTGAAACCCCTGGTACTTCGTCGACATCGTACCTTCGTCTGTCCACCAGCAAAAAACGATCTGTTTTCTCAATCAACTCATCAATTAACTGTTCATAAGCAGAGCCTCTTGGATCAGTATGAAACGACACAGCTACCAAATCATATCCCCCTTCACCATACCACGTTCTATTAACCCCTCTGTGTCACTCCATTGCATCGCAGCATAGGCTAATATCATCAATCAAACACTGGAGGCATGCATCATGGCATACGGACCTGGTTCAGTTCCTATCCCGCCAACTGCGGGTTATCCTTACCCTTATTATCCACCGCCACCCTATCCATACCCCTACCCTTATCCATATCCCTATCCACCCATCGTACCGTTTCCGCTGCCCTTTCCCATCGGACATATCGGAGGCCCAGGATGGCATGGCGGTTACCCGGGTGGTCCGCACGGTCCATTCCCTGGAGGCGGCTATCCGGGCGGACCACATGGCGGAGGACCTGGCGGAGGTTTCCACGGCCATCGTTTCTAATGGTAAAATAGCAATGCAGGAGCTGCTGTCGGCAGCTCCTGTCTTTGTTCAACTTTCTTTAAAATATCCAATGCCCTTCTGTTGAACAGATTCTACCTGCTCAATACTCAATCTCATCCATAATCTTCAGATTACGGTTGGACACTTCCAGCAAGTCTGTAAATGTCTCAGACACATAATAAACAAAGTCCGGATCATGCACATACATAATCACTTGCCCGTAGGTTCCTTTCTCTGTCGGATCAAAATCAAGCATCAAATACAGCGAGCCTCCCGCCATCGTTGCAAAAGGAATCCACTCTTTATGGAATAAGTAGGGCTTAATCTCCGGGTCTAGTTTGCTGATCTCTTCGTCAGAATAGTACTCGTCCAGTTTCTCATCTACTTCACAGAAATATTGTTTGGTTTCCCGAATTTCCTTCAATGACATCAGATAAAACGGATTACATTCCTCTGCTTCCGCATCACCCGGATACAAGATATGAAATGCATAACCACTGCCGTCTTTACGCTTATAGAAGGAACGGAAATCCTCCGGCAGCCGGACGCCATACTCCGTTTCAAATGCATTTAGACTTTCCTCAGAGACACCCTCCCGATGCTGGTATTCCTCGTATAACTGCCGAATTTCATCATCATGGATTTTTTCGTTCAGGAGCTCATTCAACGCATCAAACAAATCATTCCATTTTGCATTAGCCTCAGGTGTCATACACACCCCTCCCTTTTCAACTCTTTTCAACCCGTTCCCGCACATATTCCTGATATCCCCAGAACGCCTCTTCTTCCCCTCCGTCTTCGATCAGAACCATAACAGCGTAGGAAAACAGATCCAGTCAACGTTCCATCAACGCGACCTGTGCATCTGATATCAATTGATTACTACGCAACATTCCTTCAGGCTCGACGGCCCAAGCACGTCCAAGGTGGGTAATTCCCCATAGTGAAGCCATAATTTCACGATCCAGGGTAGATTGCTTTAGTTCAGGAGCCAAAACATGCAAAATTTCCATAAGTTCATGAAAATTTTCTTCATTCAGGTTACCGCGAAAGGGGCGCAAGCTACCAAGAAAACCGGTTTCCATTGTCGAATGATTCAGATCATCGCAGGCAAAGGCATGACATTTCAACAAAATCACTGCTTCTTCACGCTTCATTTAAACCTCCACTTTACCCAACCTTACTTTATCCAGTCTTGATCTTCAATCATTGGTGTTCACCAACGTAAAGGTTCTTCTCCACGCCATAACACGTAGCGCTCAATTTCACGGAGGGTGCCTGTGCCTATACCATACTCATCCATCTGATCAGAGTTAAGATCAAGAATATGCAGCATGCCCCCGAACGTCCCCACTGCAAGCTTGGACTGGTCAGGCGAGATCGCCAAGGAATAGATGGTGCTGCCTACAAAATGTCTCCACACTTCCTGCCCATCACCATTCACACAATATAAATATCCGTATGCGTCACCAAGCACCATACCTGCATCCAATTCTACTGCAGCGTAAACACGGGCATTCTCATCCATTACAGGCCAATCTTCCTTACTCTCATTACCATCGATCGTTTCCAGCTGAACTTGTATTGTAGCACCGTTATAAAAGTGACATGCATTAAACCACACCTTCAAGCTGTCTGCGGTGAAAACCGCATAATGAGGATAGCTGGATTCAGGATAAAGCGAATATGTCTTATTCTGTTCGCGATCCAGAACCATATGGTTACTTACCTGGCTACCGTAGGCAATCCAGCGACCGTCACGTGAGACTGCGGCATGACCCATATCAATCTGTGTATCTTCCAACTCATATTCTTCGATTTCTGCAGGATCCGGGTGCAGCAGGGATACCTGGTCTTGCTCTACCAGGTAGATTCCATAATTAGAGAAAATAAGAACGGATTTACCATCATTGAATGGAATGAGTCCTTCAAGTGTGCGTTCCGGATGCTCACAGTCAGCAAGGGATTCGATGCGTGGCAAAGACTTCTGGATACTGGATTGGATATCTTCCCAGCGATACACCGCAAGCTCTTGTCCTTCCAGATGGCGATCTGGTTGTCTGATGATACGAATACCTTCTGATCCGGCCAGCGCATAGTCTCCACTGTCTGGCGAACAACCTGCGAAGGTATACTGAGAGAATAGCAACCATCCATGTTGATCAGCCGTATATACACAGCCATTCTCCGTGAAGGTGCTGGTTGTGAATACTATTGTTTCTGTGTTCAGATAACCTACTATCCGAACGGCCTGCATGAAAGATTGAAAATGTTCATTCAATGGCCATGTTGCAGCAGGCAGTTCAAGCCGAAGCCGTTCCAAATCCCCTTGAAGATTGGCTTGCTTCACCATCTCCCACACTTCAGTACTAATAGAAGCTCTGGCATCCTCCGCGAGCTCCGATTCATCCAGTTGCTCTCCTGCCATGCCTCTGCGTACAAATGCATTAACATCTTTTGCGTATCGTTTGCCTTCATTTCGCCACGTTTCTGCAATATTTTCTTTCAACCAATTCAATTGTTATTCCTCCACTCCGCCTCTATTGATGACTGTACAATGATTTGCCAGCAAAAATTGATCCAGATCGTGATCCCTTGCACCTTCCGTCCCGTGCATCTCTTCATAGAAAAGCGCAATTTCCCTGCCGTTCGCATAATTAAAACGTAAATATCCACCCATAGAGACCATAAAAAGCTTACATGTGTACTCATTTTCCATCACTGCATCCCACTTGAATTTACTCTTACACAAATCGGCCAGTTCTTTCATGGAGCCTTCACGTTCAACGTTAACCAAATGGTAGAACGTGTGGTTTCGCAGCTCATTCCACGGTTCAAAATACGCCGGGGTCAGCGGTTTATCCTGATGGTAATATCCGCAATAGATCCGGTCCAATGTCTCTCCAAAGTCAGCTTCTGAGCAAGTCCACAAGATAATATGCTCATCATGACGCGGGAGCCATAACAATCCCTTCACCTCTGGATGAATCGCCAGGAAATCACCATCCACCGAACTGCCGATACTGATGCACTCCTGAAGCTGATCCTGGGTAACCGGTGTATCCTCCGTGTGCATCCAAAAATCATATTCAGCAAAAGGTTTCAATACCTCCTGATCCGGCCGCTGCACATTCATCCAGCCCGTGTACGTTCCTTCCCCGTATTGTTCCAGCCATTGGCGATATGACGCAGGTAACGAGGTAGAATGCTGTTCTTCAAAATGATCCAGTTCCTTAGCCGGTATGGGCTTCAACGCATGAGTTACTATATACATTCACGACATCTCCCTACGATCGTTTCGTTCAATTTACCAGTCATTCAACCGGTCAGCAAATTCAACTAGCCTAAGCCAGTTCTTCCTGCACAATCTCGGTTATTACGCCTTTGCGGTTTACAATGCGTATGGCAAATGCATCATAGCCGTCACGTTTCACCTGCTCAAAATCCATGCGCTCTCCCGTAATTAATTCGAAGGTTCCATCTTCATCCACATCTTCCCCGAACTCTTCATCCCACGGCACATTGTAGAAGGCAGATAGCTGTACTTCAAATATGTCTTCTCCTTCGACGTCCAGGTAGGGCCGTAGCGGCCTGTTATTCAGGTCTTCCTCTGGATATGTCTCACACAACATCGCATCATAACCATGTTTGGCTGAATCGATGAGCAAGTAACGTTCCCCTGTTACGGTATGCTCTGCATATACAATGAGCGGTGTCGAATCATGCCAGGTTATCAGATCATCTTCGGTTAAGTCACCATAATAAAAAATATGGAACTTGTCATGCCCATCGCTCGTTTGTAACTTGCCTTTCCATTCGACTTCATGAGTCTGAACATCCGAAATCTCCCGAACCAAACCTTCCAAATATGTAGGTCCTTTATGTACACCAAATAAATTCATCATCTCGCCTCCGCTTTATTCATTCGAATGGTTACGACTTTATGTTCTTCATCCACATCCAGCTTCATATCGATGTCTAACTTATCATGGAAGAAAGCCGTAACGTTGATATAAGGATCACGAGCAGCTTCACTGCCTCCATTGCTAGAACGACTCATCCCCTGATGAATAATGGATTGTACCAGCTGTCCATCCTCTTTTCCAGTATTTTAATAAGTATAAATCACCTCTTTGTCCTTATTATAAAAATTCAACAACGTTGTAAAATCTTTAGCATTAATATATTGCTTTTCGGATTTTACATATTCATTCTCTGTGGATTGATATCTCACTGTACCCGCCAGATAGGGATTATCTTCACTGGATCGAACATCAAACTCCTGATAAGCGATGTGAAAAAGGTATTGAATATGATTCACATTTTTGACTCGCGTTCTGCTGGTTTATCCAGTCTTATGCTGAAGTTTGGTCAATGTGCGGACAACCAGCTCCCTGTTCTTGGCGTTCTTAATATAAGCGGGGATGGAATGTGAAGCCGTCTTCAAAGGTACATTTCCAAGTTTCACGCGCAAATCAGCCGAAATATATGAAATCAGATAGTTTAAATGCTCCCGAATAACAGCCCATACCACCTTACCTCTGATATAGTCCAGAAAGTACAATTCCATATCAAACACAGGATCTCGCCCAACTCGAATATCGGGATAATACCCTCGGTATGCTAGCTTTTTATGTAATTCGACATCATTAACGGTCCCGCAGTGCGGGCATTCAATATGTGATGCTTTGTGAGTTATCTTTTTCTCATCCGTCACTTCAATATTGAACCAGCGCGCACATCGGATGCAATTGTTCTTGGCATTGTACTGATATTCTGTCTCTTGAATTCCATGAGCGTAACATTGAGAACATTTCCATGCTAGATGATCTTCTTTTATGACAATAAAGGCGTGCCCGCCGCATGGTTTACATTTCACATCGACCTGCTCTCCCCGGCGAAGAACAGCGTAGAAGCTGTATTTATAAGCCCCTTCATCCTCGAAACGTTTCATTTTCAATCCTGCCTTTCCCCTACATGATGACAATCGCTAAAAGCAATCACTCAGCATTTCCCAGTTGTTCTACCAAAATTATATGTAACTCCAGTGCTTAGCACAAGAAAACACAACGTAAAAAAGAGTACCTTACTCCAGATCATCATCTGAAAGGTACTCTTCTCCCCCATTTAACTCAAGGAATCAAAGGTCAAGTAAAAGCGATACAAGCAATCCCATCGAAGCGATAAAACCTACTACCGGCCCACCTTCTTCGAATGCTTCCGGCATCATGGTCGAGCAGATCATCGCAATAATGCCTCCTCCGGCAAATGCCCCAATAGCCGCGGCCATCTCATCAGGAAGCTGCTCCAGGAACAGGTATCCTCCCAATGCTGCAAGTGCAGAGATGATCAGTACACCCAGCCACAAGAGAATAATCTTGGAGCGGGAGTATTTATTGCGTTGAAGTCCAACCGTACTGGACAGACCCTCCGGAATATTACTCACAAAGATAGAAACAACCAACACAACACTGACACCGTTCCCGGCGAGTAGACTGGCCCCCAGCATGATTGATTCGGGAATAGCATCCATGACCGTCCCTGCAAAAATACCAAGTCCGCTCTGGCTGGAATCTCCGTTCCCGGTGTTTTCCGAACGCTTGCGCCCTGCTCCCCCTTTACTGGAAATGAGCAAATCGAATAGCGTGTACACTACGGCCCCTGAGGTAAATCCAATTGCCGTCGGCACAATCCCCCCATCATTCAGGGCGTCCCCAATCAATTCAAATGCGGCTGCACCAATCAGGGTCCCTGTACCAAAAGCCATGATCCAGCCAATAACTCGTTTCGGAATTTTCAGAAACAGCGCAGCAAGTGCTCCTAAGACAACAGCCGAGGCGGAGATGCCGCCCCACATGAATGCAGTCCACATCCGGGATGACCCCTCTCATGTTCATATATGATCTATCACTCCATTAACCGGAGCATAGAGAACAAAAACAGGGGAGATGACCAGATTAATATAAAACCGCTAACTTTAAACCATCATTTTGCGTAGTGAAGATATATATCTTGAACGAATGACGAAGAAATAGAAGGTCTGTGCCAGCAGAAATGCACCAAATACGGTTAATACCGGAACAGTATAATTCGTAATACCGAATTCAGTCAGAAACGGCTTAACAACAACGAGCGTTTCAACAATTGAGATCAGGATTGGGAAGAAAAAGAGAACCGCGATCTGAATTGTGGATGATCGTTTCATCTCCTGAAAACTGAGACCCATTTTAGACAAGGAATGCACCATTTTCCCATCTGCCTCCAGATCCGTGTGCAGCCTGAAATAGAGAAAGCTCGCTGAGGAGATCGAGAAGATCAGTCCAATGAATATCCCCAAAAAGGTGAAGAGTGCCGTTGTCTGTCTGAATTCTTCGAAGTCAGCATATCGCGTCGTGAAAAAGCCCGAAAAATCTTTATCATTAGAGTTATTCCTAATGATTTCATCCATGCCCGCCAGCCGATCGCTTACCATCACTTCAGATGATTGCCGATCGGGCACCGATCCCCCCCATGAAGGGATATGATAAAGATATTTACCGGACACAGCATCTTTGTCCAATTGTCCGGCAAGAGCCTTAAACTCTTCATCACTTACAATAACTAGGGCTGATGTATACAGAAGCCCGTTGAATTCCGGTTC
This window of the Paenibacillus marchantiae genome carries:
- a CDS encoding leucine-rich repeat domain-containing protein, with translation MVAVSFHTDPRGSAYEQLIDELIEKTDRFLLVDRRRYDVDEVPGVSRVLRKLKPYFIESCTMEEMMMQSGAMYSEGIYYIYRCTSESGQILKEEANRFHDWLYPSLPDDLCFLKEDGSDYFFSVAHENIYGMRITQEEASELMERITGLFFDLQRHQDVQCLLDDAIKHETDILNISSHGLTEIPKRIRELKQLKQLTIFEQDLYTLPPALFELTSLERLEIMTLDLECFPGDIGKLKELRELRIYCGSPFASVPGWRPKPQSELGLKCIPPEIGELSNLKYLEIVYSGIREFPSELEKLKNLRALLVTNSLIEGTPDIVTRMNWLEYVDLMNIPFGTSWQEVWDMKKNQ
- a CDS encoding cupin domain-containing protein — protein: MATSYMDFTSPTTQFTADVNQNSFFQKDGNNYINVLSIQQLNTLGNVSLLDIFLSTGNVVDPHIHQNASELVYCISGSAVVSLINPFTKELLNFTITPGQVANVPQGWWHYEIATVDQTHLLAIFDAPVPEAIFGSDILRLTPASVLAHTYCLDENKVKETLAPIQKTVIVGPPVDCVTQVSPSTNMPNSNSHPNVQPYVNRLPYWGTWVDPRIIHEPGCPYYTEPPVNTNNQG
- a CDS encoding ZIP family metal transporter, with translation MWTAFMWGGISASAVVLGALAALFLKIPKRVIGWIMAFGTGTLIGAAAFELIGDALNDGGIVPTAIGFTSGAVVYTLFDLLISSKGGAGRKRSENTGNGDSSQSGLGIFAGTVMDAIPESIMLGASLLAGNGVSVVLVVSIFVSNIPEGLSSTVGLQRNKYSRSKIILLWLGVLIISALAALGGYLFLEQLPDEMAAAIGAFAGGGIIAMICSTMMPEAFEEGGPVVGFIASMGLLVSLLLDL
- a CDS encoding aromatic ring-hydroxylating oxygenase subunit alpha produces the protein MITSNSNPQLTSELPRGCTFSAEDWHVLSQYWYPIAQASEVTDKPLAAQLLDVRLVLYRSNDKVVVAKDLCFHRGAPLSKGWVENGEIVCPYHGFRYNCEGKCTAVPAHPSSKISPKLKLIVYPAVERYGLIWTSLAGTDEQIPAFPGWDDPDYINILPPNFDIAGSAGRQMEGFLDVSHFAYVHTETFGDRNNTEVPQYKVKREGNELLAEYWSSVSNYGKGQDNVAPEGFQWLREFRVFPPFAASLTVHFPENDKLNILNCASPISARFTRLFCPITRNFDKDAPIEDTIKFNLQVFEEDREMVESQKPEDLPLDLHAEAHIPADRTSIAYRQLLTELGLGRNYTS
- a CDS encoding SMI1/KNR4 family protein, producing the protein MYIVTHALKPIPAKELDHFEEQHSTSLPASYRQWLEQYGEGTYTGWMNVQRPDQEVLKPFAEYDFWMHTEDTPVTQDQLQECISIGSSVDGDFLAIHPEVKGLLWLPRHDEHIILWTCSEADFGETLDRIYCGYYHQDKPLTPAYFEPWNELRNHTFYHLVNVEREGSMKELADLCKSKFKWDAVMENEYTCKLFMVSMGGYLRFNYANGREIALFYEEMHGTEGARDHDLDQFLLANHCTVINRGGVEE
- a CDS encoding carboxymuconolactone decarboxylase family protein → MSLRVNYRVANPGAFKAMMALEQHISGQFEDKPLYELLKIRVSQINSCAFCLDMHAKDLLKLGDYADHILLLSVWREVPLFTEKERVMLELAEAVTLISEQGVPLELYEKVREHFSEAELVDLIMAINTINSWNRIAITTGMYPGCFN
- a CDS encoding SMI1/KNR4 family protein; this encodes MTPEANAKWNDLFDALNELLNEKIHDDEIRQLYEEYQHREGVSEESLNAFETEYGVRLPEDFRSFYKRKDGSGYAFHILYPGDAEAEECNPFYLMSLKEIRETKQYFCEVDEKLDEYYSDEEISKLDPEIKPYLFHKEWIPFATMAGGSLYLMLDFDPTEKGTYGQVIMYVHDPDFVYYVSETFTDLLEVSNRNLKIMDEIEY